A single genomic interval of Aedes aegypti strain LVP_AGWG chromosome 1, AaegL5.0 Primary Assembly, whole genome shotgun sequence harbors:
- the LOC5571803 gene encoding carbonic anhydrase, producing the protein MADNRVNGCFLLTVFGLALLPLICDADTWHYPKPKPDGTVGNPEHWGGSCDTGRRQSPIDLNMKAAVKGAYPQFVFDNYDQVMRNASLVNNGHTIQVYAGEVSASVYGGGLRNKYILEQFHFHWSSEHTIADQRYALEVHLVHRNSKYASLTDAAAEKGGVAVLAVLFHVDEQPNDAIKTILDVVTPVKDKVNDYVRLAGVFALENLLPKSRSKYFRYEGSLTTPLCAESVVWTIFPESLPVSLAQLEEFKTIRDGEHEELVLNYRPVQPLNARALVWVSDTEQRADGGSSFLRANSISMTAGLLLSIVICYFRT; encoded by the exons ATGGCCGATAATCGTGTCAACGGATGTTTTTTACTAACTGTGTTTGGATTGGCGCTGTTGCCTTTAATTTGCGACGCAGATACATGGCACTACCCCAAACCGAAGCCGGATGGGACCGTAGGAAATCCGGAACACTGGGGAGGTAGTTGCGACACGGGTCGTCGCCAGTCTCCAATCGATCTTAATATGAAGGCGGCCGTCAAGGGCGCCTATCCGCAGTTCGTATTCGACAACTACGATCAAGTGATGCGAAATGCTTCGCTAGTTAACAACGGCCATACAA TTCAGGTGTACGCCGGAGAAGTTTCAGCTTCAGTCTACGGAGGTGGCCTTCGTAACAAGTACATCCTAGAGCagtttcattttcattggagtTCGGAGCATACGATCGCTGATCAACGATACGCTCTGGAGGTCCACCTGGTCCATCGCAACTCAAAGTACGCATCGTTGACCGATGCTGCCGCGGAGAAAGGCGGAGTGGCTGTTCTAGCTGTATTGTTCCACGTAGATGAGCAACCCAACGACGCGATCAAAACCATCCTGGATGTGGTAACTCCGGTCAAGGACAAAGTGAACGACTATGTGAGACTTGCTGGAGTCTTTGCCTTAGAAAATCTTCTTCCAAAATCCCGTTCCAAGTACTTCCGATATGAAGGTTCGTTGACAACACCGCTCTGCGCCGAATCGGTCGTGTGGACGATCTTTCCAGAATCCCTTCCGGTATCACTGGCTCAACTGGAAGAGTTCAAAACCATTCGCGACGGAGAGCATGAAGAACTGGTTCTTAACTACCGTCCTGTACAGCCGTTGAACGCTCGCGCACTGGTCTGGGTATCCGACACGGAGCAAAGGGCCGACGGCGGGAGCAGCTTTTTACGTGCGAATTCCATATCTATGACCGCAGGCCTACTGCTGTCAATCGTGATCTGCTACTTTAGGACTTAG